From the genome of Sulfurimonas paralvinellae:
GATGAGATAGACCTTTACAAACTGCCTGTTCTTACAACCTGGGAACAAGACGGCGGCCCGTTCATTACGATGGGGCAGGTCTATACACAGTCTCTTGACGGGGAAATGGTCAATCTCGGAATGTATAGACTGCAGGTCTATGATAAAAATCATCTCGGTATGCACTGGCAGATTCATAAAGACAGTTCTCACTTTTTCGATCAGTATCAAAAAGCAGGGAAAAAGATGCCTGTCTCCATCGGAATCGGAGGCAATCCTCTTTATACCTGGTGTGCAACGGCACCACTTCCTTATGGCGTGAATGAACTGCTTATGTATGGTCTTATCACAAAAGAGCCTGCACAGCTTGTAAAATCACTCACAACACCGCTTTACATTCCAAAAGATGTCGATTATGTCATTGAGGGCTGGGTAGATCCTAGTGAGCTTAAGATTGAAGGTCCGTTTGGTGACCATACAGGGTATTATACACTTGAAGAGCCGTATCCGGTACTTGAAGTAAGTGCCATTAGCATGAAAAACGAGAGAACATATCTGGCAACGGTAGTAGGAAAACCTCCTTTGGAAGACAAATATATGGGTTGGGCTACAGGAAAAATATTCTTTCCTCTTCTCAAGACAACCGCACCGGATCTTATTGATTATCATATGCCGGAAAATGCAGGTTTTCATAATCTTATTTTAGCAAAGATGCAGCCGCTTTATAAAGGGCATGCAAAACAGTTCATGCACGCTTTTTGGGGTGCAGGACAGATGAGTTTTGTAAAACATACTGTTTTTGTAGATGAAAATGCACCGAAGCTTGAGAATTATGAAGCCTTTGCTACGTATGTGCTGAATCGTTTTACGCCAAAGTCTATGTTCATTACAGAGGGAATTTTGGATGCGCTTGATCACTCTTCTCCGGAAACGCTTGTAGGCGGTAAGCTTGGTATTGATGCAACAGCGGCAAATCAGGTAGAAGCACCGCAGCTGTTAGGAGATTCGGAGTTATTCAAAAGAGTTCAGGAGTTTATCCCTGATGTAGTTGATCTGCACCAGTTTATGAGAAGAACGAAAAATCCGATTACGGTCATCAGCGTTAACAAAACGAAAAATGTAAAAGAGTATTTTGATGCACTTGTAACGCTGAGTCCGCATCTTCGTATTGTGGTATTTGTCGATGCTGCAAGAAATGATGTTCATAACTCTTATATGCTTGTTTGGCGTGTAACGAACAATATAGATGCACAGCGTGATGTTTTTGTCTCCGGCTTGATGGTCGGTGTCGATGGAACAAATAAAAATCAGCTTGACGGCTTTACAAGAGAGTGGCCGGATGATGTCGATTGTACTCAAAGTGTTGTTGAGAGTCTGAAAGCAAGGGGTGTCTGGGATTTTGATGATGCACTTTACAATAAGTTTCAATTATAGTTTTTTTTGTAATTTTAAAATCAAATTTCAGTGATATAAGGTAAATATAATAATTTCTAATGTAATATGGAGTTAAATTTTTAGGGGGATGCCTTAATGGTCAAAATTCTTTTTATATTTCTTGCAGTGACTATTTTTTCGTTAACGACAGCTGACGCGGCTATCTATAAAGGGCAGAGAGTTTTTATTAAGAAATGTCTGAAATGCCATAAAGACGGTCAAAATTTTATATCGAAATATAAACGAAAACATTGGAAAAAGCTGATGAAACATAAAGGGAAACCTCTAGCAGAACTTCACCTTAAGAGTCAAAAAGCAAAAAAATCCTGGAAATATTTTAAAAGTAAAAGATACGCTAAAAAATCAAAACACTTGAAACAGTTTCTTATGGAATATGCAAAAGACAGTGGAAATGTTCCTGCCTGTAACTAATTCACTTTAAGGGAAGTTTTGCACTTCTCTTTCATTTCCTCTTTGTAAAATCTCTCTTTTTAGATAAAATATCAAACTTTTTAATAACTATGAAATAACGCTTAAGGGACAAATAATGGATAAAATGTGGTCAGGCCGCTTTAGTGCAGGCGCTTCAAACTTACTCGATCAATTCAATGCTTCAATTATGTATGACAGAAAACTCTATCGTGAGGATATCGAAGGTTCTCTTGCGCATGCGGCAATGCTTGCTAAACAGGGTATTCTGACTCATGAAGAGCTTAAACAGATCAAAGAGGGACTCTCTCAGGTGCAAAAAGAGATAGAATCAGGTGAATTTGAGTGGAAAATATCTGATGAAGATCTGCATATGGGGATTGAAAAACGTCTCACGCAGCTCATTGGCGATACAGGGAAGAAGCTCCATACTGCACGAAGTAGAAATGATCAGGTGGCTGTTGATTTTCGTCGCTATGTATTGCGTAAAAATTTGGAAATTGCAGAGGCGATTAAACTTCTTATGGAAGCGATACTTGAAGTTGCCAATAAGCATACGGAGACATTGATTCCCGGTATGACACACTTGCAACATGCACAGCCGATAAATTTCGGTTTTCATCTGGGTGCTTATCTCTCCATGTTCAAACGGGATGTTGAGCGTTTTGAGATATCCTTTGCAAGAAACAATATCTCTCCTCTTGGATGCGCAGCACTTGCAGGGACACCGCACAATGTAGATAGAGAGTATACGGCCGAGCTGCTTGGTTTTGACAGCGTGAGCGTGAACTGTCTTGATACGGTCAGTGACAGAGATTTTGCATTGGAGATTTTGTTTAACATCTCTACAATGATGATGCACATCTCACGTCTTTCAGAAGAACTGGTTATGTGGTCGAGCTATGAATTTGGTTTCATTGAACTCTCAGATGAATACTCAACGGGAAGCTCCATTATGCCGCAGAAGAAAAATCCAGATGTTCCTGAACTGTTACGCGGAAAAACAGGTCGTGTCTATGGCGCTTTAGTCGGACTTCTTACTGTTATGAAGGGTCTGCCTCTTGCATACAATAAAGATACGCAGGAAGATAAAGAGGGTGTTTTTGATGCTGTTGAAACAGCTGAGATCTCACTTGAGATCTTAAAAGAGGCCATAAAAACGATGCAGGTAAAACCACAAAATATGGAAAAAGCCTGTGCTATCGGACATCTTTCTGCAACGGATTTGGCAGATTATCTGGTAGAAAAATGCGGCATTCCATTCCGTGAAGCGCATTTCATTACAGGACGTGCTGTTGCAAAAGGAGAAGAACTTGGTGTCGATCTTTCAAAAATGGAGTTTAAAGACCTAAAAGAGATCGATGATCGTATACAAGAAGATGTGATGGAGTATTTAGGCCTTCGTCACTCTATGAACGCAAGAACTTCTCAAGGCGGAACATCAAGTGAGCGAACGAAAGAACAGCTTGAGTATTTTAAAGATTATCTCAATACAGACAAGGAGTCATAATGAAAGTAACGATTACACATAAGGATGCAATGAAGTTTGAGGCTAAGACTGAAAAAAGCAGTTTTATAATTGATTGTCCGACTATCTCTCCTGTAGAGTATTTTTTATCTGGGATTATTACCTGCAGCGCGACAGATATCGTACTGCTTCCAAAAAACCAGGGATTCACTGTGACGGATTTGGTAGTTGAAGGTGATGCAACACGTGCAGAGGATCATCCGAGAAAATTCACAAAACTCTTTTTAGATTACAAATTTAACTCTGATGGTGATGATGTTCAGGCTGCCCGCTGGGTTGCAGCTTCCATCGAGACATACTGTTCAACTATCAACACAATCCGTGATACAACAGAGATCAGTTACTCTGTGACACATAACGGTAAAGTCATCCGTGAAAATGAAAAAGTCATCAGCGGTGGCGGCAGTAACATCGACCTTGGCGAGATAGATGCCTGCTGTAGTTAGAGATTTTTTTCTCTAACTCTCCCTCTTATAAAGCTTTTTATAAATTTCCATTCTTCTTTTTACTTTTACCAAATATCTTTTTGACTCTTTATAACGTAGATCACTCAGTAGTTGATTGTAAACCTCTTTTGGTGTGAGGCGGTTGATCTGTTGAGCAGCCTTGTATCGATTATTTGTGCCGACAAATGCCCTGGCAACATTACCTGCACCTGTATTATAGGCTGCGATGGTGCAGTAGAGTCTGCTTTGAGGATTTTTGATATCTTTGAGATAGCTGTAGTAGAGAATATGCAGGTAGGCACTGCCCATTTTGATGTTGTTCTTTGCATTGTAAAGGTAAGAACTGCCGAGCAGTCTTTTTTGTTTATAGAGATAGTAATAGGCATCTATGCCGGCTGTTTTTGGAACGATCTGCATCAAACCGTAAGCTGGAATATAAGATCGCGCCATCGGATTGAAACTGCTTTCTGAGTGGATAATGGCAAAGATAAGAGAGAGTGGGATTTTTTGGCTTTGTGCTTCTCTTTTTACATCCTCGTAGTAGATGCGTGAGCGTTTGAGTGTTGCATCGTTTGGCAGTTGTATATTGAGCGTATAAATATTTTCTTCTCGTCCTTTTGTCTTACTTATTGTATTGTTGTGAAGTGTTTTTTTGACATACTTGAAAAGTTTTTCTTTTGTTGGTTTTTGATTGAAAATTACGGGAGCCAAAACAGGTGTGTTGTCTATGTTGTCACTGACAAGACCATTTTCTTGTTCAATTTTTTTCAGTCGTTGCTGCAGTTCATCGTCAGTATAAAAATCTTTTGCATTAAAAGTAACGGCTTTGGCAAGTGCAACTGCCAGTTTCTGCTCTGCATTTTTTTTATGATTTGCTATTGTCTGGATTTTAAGAGTGTTGTTCTTAAAGTCTATGAGTGTGCGGCTTTTTTTGTCTTTTGTGTAGGTGACAAAGACTTTTTGAGTGCTGAGAATCGGTTTTTTCCAATGTTTTTGCAACTCTTTTAGATAGTTATAAAAAGCTCTCTGTTGTGCTGATTTATATGTTTGAAATTTTGATTTTTCCTGTTGGAATTTTTTCTGTGTTTGCAGTTTGTATTGGGTAAAACTTGCAGCATGTGCAGCATAGGCTAAAAGCGTGCACAGTGCAATGTATTTAATCATTGTTAGATGAAATCTTTTGGATCGGCATCACTAAAATGATCCCATTTAAGTTTTGCTCCGCCGAGAACATGAAAATGCAGATGTTTTACTTCCTGTCCGCCGTTTTCACCGATATTTGTGATGACTCTGTATCCGTTTTTATCGAGTTTCGTCTCTTTTGCAAGTTGTTGAATAAAGCTTGTCATGCCTGCCATGGTTTCAGGAGAGACTTCATTGAAACTATCCACGTGGATCTTTGGGATGGCTAAAATATGAACAGGTGCTTTTGGATTGATATCATGAAAGGCCAAAAAATTCTCATCTTCTAAAACTATATTTGATGGTATCTCTTTGTTGACAATTTTACAGAATAGACACATAGCTATTTCCTTGTTTTTGGGTTATTGTAGCATATAAATAAGAAAATGAAGCTATATATAAATTACTTTTGCTATAATCTCTCTAAAATTTCAGAAATTATGGAGACTCTCAATTGAAAGAGTGGTACGATAAAATAAATAATGCAGAATCTGTTGCTTCGTTAGAAGAGATTCGTATTGCATTGTTTGGAAAAAAAGGCATTCTTGCCGCAGAATTTGCAAAGATGAAAGATGTTCCCAATGAACAAAAAGCACAGTTTGCAAAAGATCTGAATGCACATAAACAAAACCTAATGAATGAGTTCACTGCCAAAAAGATAGTGCTCGAAACTGAGGCTCTCAAAGAGGCTATGAAAGCAGAAGCCATTGATGTCTCTATGTTCTCTACATCAAGCTCAGCAGGTGCACTGCATCCTGTTATGGAGACGATGGACAGAATCGTAGAGTATTTCTCTTCTATGAATTTTGCAGTCAAAACTGGACAAATAGTCGAAGATGATTTTCATAACTTTGAAGCGTTGAATCTGCCGAAGTATCACCCTGCACGTGATATGCAGGATACTTTCTATTTTAAAGATGAGATGCTTCTGCGTACACACACTTCACCTGTGCAGATACGTACGATGCTCGAGAGTAAACCGCCGATCCGTATGATCGCTCCGGGTGCAGTTTTTCGCCGTGATTACGACCTCACACACACACCTATGTTCCATCAGATAGAAGGGCTTTTGGTTGATGAAGAAGGTAAGGTCTCTTTTGCAAACCTCAAATTCATCTTAGAAGACTTTTTAAAGTATATGTTTGGTGATGTAGATGTGCGTTTCCGCCCCTCTTTCTTCCCATTTACAGAACCTTCTGCGGAAGTTGATATCTCTTGTGTATTTTGTAAAGGAGAAGGATGCCGCGTCTGTTCACATACCGGATGGCTTGAAGTATTAGGGTGCGGTATCGTTGATCCTAATGTCTTTGAGGCTGTGAAATATGAAAATGTAAGCGGATACGCTTTTGGACTTGGCGTCGAGCGTTTTGCAATGCTGATCCATCACATAGGAGACCTTCGCTCACTTTTCGAAGGAGATATAAAGTTACTGGAGCAATTTCAATGATAGTTACAAGATCTTGGTTACAAGAGTGGATAGACCTTGAAGGTATCTCAACTGAGGACGTTGCCAAAACATTTAATGCTATCGGTCTTGAAGTTGACAGAGTGCATGAGTATAGAATTCCTCCAAAGATAGTTTTTGGAAAAGTTCTGGAGTGTGAGAAACATCCTGATGCTGATAAGCTCAATATCTGTAAAGTTGATATAGGCTCTGCAACACGCCAGATTGTCTGTGGCGCTGCAAATGTACGTGCAGGACTGTTTGTAGCTGTTGCTACAATCGGGGCTGTTATGCCTGACGGTATGGCGATAAAACCGGTAAAACTTCGTGGTATTGACTCTGAGGGGATGATCTGTTCATCAAGTGAACTTGGACTTCCGGATACCGGAAAAGGAATCATGGAACTTGACAGCAGTATAGGCAGTTTTAAACTCGGTGAAGAGTTGTCTGCAAATCCAGTGTTCAATGATGACCTGATTGAGATCGAGCTGACTGCAAATCGCGGAGACTGTTTAAGTATCCGTGGTGTTGCACGAGATCTCTCAGCTGCTTTTGACAGACCGATAAAAGAGTATGCAGTTACAGACAATGATGAAAAACGCGGTATTGGGCGTATACTTTCTCTTGTTCATGAGAAAGATCTGGATGTGAACTTACGTTACAAGGCACTTGACCTCAAAGATCTTTCACTGCCGTTTATCGTAAAACTCAGACTGGCACAGATCGATGAAAGCAGAGTATGTGATGTAGAGTCTATAATGCTTTATGTCACACATGCGACAGGAGTGATTTTACGAGCTTATAAACATGATTTCTTTACAAAAGAAGGAGAGAAGTTAGGAAAAGTAATGCTTGATGAAGATGAACATGGTTTTGCTTGTATTGAAAATCAAGACAAAGAGATAGCTTCCATTGTAGGCATCATCCAAAATGATGAGTCAAAAATGAAAGAACCGACAGGTACGGTTGTTCTTGAAGCCTCTTATATTCCGCCGGATATTATTTCGAAAAAAATGGCTGAAGTCAAGATAGAAGCAGGACCGATGTTCTATAAAACTTCACGTGGAAGTGAACCGGAACTAGAAGGCGGACTCTCTTACTGTATCGATCTTATTGAGAAGTTTTCCAATTCGACGACATTCAGCGGAAGCATAGAACTCTCAAAAAACTTCAAAGAGAAGATAGTTATCATTTCAAAACAGGAGATCGATGCGATTATCGGTGCAGAGATTGACAAAGTCGTCATTACAAAGATCTTGAAAAATCTTGGTTTTGATACTTCAAAATCATCAACAGATAAATTTGTCATCACTGTCCCGCAATTCCGTCATGACATTGTAAACAAGCAGGATATTGTTGAAGAAATCGTGAGAATGGTGGGTATTGACAATATCCCATCCAAGCCGTTCTTACTCAAAGAGGCAAATAGACTTGAAGATAACTATTTTGCATATAAAAAACGTTCAGTATATAGACATAAATGTGCGCAAAGTGGTTTTTATGAGTCTATTCACTTCGTTTTTGATGAGAAAAAAGTGCTTCAATCATATGGGTTTGAGACGACAAAAGAGGAGCTTGAACTTTTAAATCCAATCGTTCAAACGCTTGATACGCTGCGTCCTACTCTTTTGACAGGGCTTTTAAAAGCGGCATCACAAAATGTCAAGAATGGCTATGCATCGGTGAGACTTTTTGAAATAGGTTCTGTCTTTACACCATTGCGTGAGGAGTCTTTAAAAATGGGATTGCTTTTTAGCGGTGAAAAAGAGAAAGAATCCCTTGCAAACAGCGGAAAACCTGCAAAAGTCGATTTTGGATATTTTGTGCAGAAGATCGCTGATATCATCGGTGATGTAGAGTTGCGTGAGTATGAGACTACGCATACACTTTCTCATATCTATCAATCTGCGGCCGTCGTGCAAAACGGTGAAGTGATTGGTGAACTCTTCAGAGTCCATCCTGAAGTTGAAAAAGCGTATGATCTTGATGTAACTTACCTTTGTGAACTTGATTTTGAAAAACTTTCGTATGAGCTTAAAATTGCAGAGAAAAAGTCAAAATATCAAGCTTCGTTCAGAGACCTCTCACTCGTTATGCCAAAAGATATGTCTTATGAGAAGGTAAAATCCGTCATTAATGCTAATGCGACAGAAGAGTTGATTCGTTTTTACCCTGTTGATAGATATACAGACGAAGTACTTGGAGATAATATGAGTCTCTCTATTAGATTTGTACTACAGTCCGATGAAAAAACACTTGAAGAAGAGGATATTACATCAGCGATGGATAAGATTCTTGAAGCACTCAACAGAGAACTTGGCATAGGACTGAGATAATGCAAAAAGTACGTGTATCGCCTGCAAAAGATTTTTCGCTTGCTATCTCTGAAATAGCACCGGACAAGTCGATTTCACACCGCTCTGTTATGTTTGCGATGCTGGCGGATGGAGAGAGTGTTATTGAAAACTTTTTACGTGCAGAAGATACGCTTAACTCTTTGGAGATCGTTAAAAATCTCGGTGCAAAAGTTGAAGATGACGGGAAAGTCATTACTATATCTTCCGATGGCATTAAAGAGCCGTTTGAAATTCTTGACTGTGGTAATTCGGGAACGGGAATGCGACTCTTTTGCGGGCTTTTAAGTTCAGCTGAGGGACATTTTGTACTGACAGGCGACAAATATCTTCGCCGTCGTCCCATGAAGCGTGTTACACAGCCGCTTATAAGCATAGGTGCAAAGATAGATGGTCGGGAAAATGGTGATTTAGCACCGATCTCTATTCGCGGAGCTTCTTTGAAAGCTTTTGATTATAAGAGTAAGATCGCTTCTGCACAGGTAAAATCATGTATGATATTAGCGGCACTCAGAGCAGATGGCAAGTGTACATACACGGAGCCGGAACTCTCACGCGACCATACAGAACGAATGCTTAAAGGCATGGGTGCGGATGTGAGCGTAGATGGACTTAAAACTACTATCAAACCGATGCAAAATCTTCTTTTGCCTTTAAAAATACGTGTACCTGCCGATCCGTCATCGGCTTTTTTCTTTGCAGTGGCAGCTGCCATTACTCCCGGAAGTGAAATAGTTTTAGAAGGTGTTACACTCAATCCTACACGTATTGAAGCATTTAAAATGCTTGAACATATGGGTGCGGACATAGCGTATGAACTAACTGACAATAAATATGAACCCATCGGAAATATCCGAGTAAAATATGCACCGCTTCATGGTATAACAGTTGAGCATAATATTTCGTGGCTTATTGATGAACTACCGGCACTTTCCATTGCTATGGCGTGTGCAAAGGGTGAGAGTCTGGTCAAAAATGCCGAGGAGCTTCGCGTCAAAGAGTCTGACAGAATTGCAACTGTTGTTGAGGGACTGCGTGCGTGCGGCATTGAAGTGCATGAGTATAAAGACGGTTATAAAATCGTTGGCGGCGAGTTGAAAAGCGCTGTAGTTGACAGTGACGGTGACCATAGAATTGCGATGAGCTTTATCATCGCAGGACTAAAATGCGGTATGGAAGTAACGGATCTTGAGTGTATAAATACCTCTTTTCCGAACTTTTTTGAACTGCTGCAAAAGATTACCGCTGTGGAGTTTGTTTCATGAAGATAGAACTGGCTGAAAATTACGGTTTTTGTTTTGGTGTAAAACGTGCGATCAAGATAGCTGAAGAAAATACCAATGCTGCGACATACGGTCCATTGATCCACAACTCAAAAGAGATTGCCAGACTTGATAAAGACTTCAAAGTCGGTCTTGTTGAGGATTTTCAGACATTTCAACCGGGTGACAAAGCGATTGTCCGAACACACGGTATTGTCAAAGATGAACTCCAAGCACTCAAAGAGAGCGGTGTGGATGTTGTTGATGCAACTTGTCCGTTTGTGACAAAACCGCAGGAAATCGCTCAGGAGATGAGTGAAAAAGGTTATAGTGTCGTTATCTTTGGTGATGAAAAGCATCCGGAGATAAAGGGAGTGAAATCCTATGCAACACATGGGGCATTGGTTGTAACTGAGCCAAAAGATCTTGAAGATGTGAAACTCCATGAGAGAGTCGCTCTCATTGCGCAGACAACAAGAAAAGTGGAAGATTATATGGAGATAGCGAACTATCTCATTCCTCGTCATAAAGAGGTGCGTGTGTTCAATACTATCTGCAATGCTACATTTGAAAATCAAGATGCCGTTCGCAAACTTTCAAAACGTGCCGATGTGATGATAATCATCGGCGGAAAAAATTCCTCAAACACAAAGCAGCTCTTTAATATTGCTCATGAAAACTGCTCTGATTCTTACCATATAGAAGATGAAAAAGAGTTGGATTTTTCATGGTTTGATAATAAGGAACTCTGCGGTATATCAGCAGGCGCATCAACTCCGGACTGGATCATTCAAAATGTCGTCGATGCAATTCAGGCAGGTGTCAATTCGTAAAAGAGTTGACACAAACCTCCATTTCTTCAAAGTTTAATACCAATATAATCATAATTTAGGTATAATCACGCAATTTTTATGTAACAGAGGATAGGTAATGGCGTTCGATAACGAATCATTTGAAGAAGAAGAAAATTTTGCAGAAATGTTTGCTGCAAGTGAAAAACAACAAGAAACAAGTCGCATCGTAGAAGGTGAGATCGTAGAAGTACAGGCTGATGACAACAGAGCATTGGTCGGTGTAGGTGACAAACTCGAAGGTATCATCAATTTAGATGAGATTCGTGATGAAAATGGTGAACTGAAGTTCGGTACTGGTGATAAAATCAAAGTAATGATTATGGGATACTACAATGAGCGTCCTAAAATCTCTTACAAAAAAGTTTTAGAGCAGGAAAAAACTATTGAGTTCATCGATGCACACAAAGATGATTTTGAAGATCTTGTCATTGAAGGTGTAATCACGAAGAAAAACCGTGGTGGCTATGTAGTAGAAGCTGATGCAGTCTCTTTCTTTATGCCGCGTTCACTTGCTGCTTTTAAAGATAGTGATGATGTAGTAGGTCGTAAGATCAAAGCACAGGTTGTTAAAATTGATCCGGCTGAAAACTCAATCATCGTTTCTCGTCGTAAACTTTTCAATGAAGAGCGTAAAAAGAAAAAAGAGATCATCGATCAACTGATGGCAGAAGATGTTGTTGTTGAAGGTGTTATCAAAAAGATCACTTCTTATGGAATGTTCGTAGATGTTGGTGGTGTTGACGGTCTTGTTCACTATAATGAGATCTCTTATAAAGGGCCGGTTAATCCGTCAAAACTTTACAAAGAGGGTGAGACAGTAACTGTTAAAGCTATCTCTTATGACAAAGACAAAAGACACCTTTCTCTTTCTATCAAAGCGGTTCAACCGGATCCTTGGGCTGAAGTAGAGTCTGAACTTGATGAAGGTGATACTATCACTGTAACTGTTTCAAACATTGAAAACTATGGTGTTTTCGTTGATCTTGGAAATGACATTGAAGGTTTCTTACATATTTCAGAGATCACTTGGAACAAAAATGTTAAAAATCCTGGAGATTATTTAGAAGTAGGTCAAGAGATCGATGTTGAAGTTATCGAGATCAACCCGAAAACACACAAACTTCGTGTTTCACTCAAAAGACTGCTTCCAAAACCTTTTGATGAGTTCTTGAAAAAATACAATGAAGGTGACATTGTAACTGGTACAGTTACATCACTTACTGATTTTGGTGCATTTGTTCGCATTGATGGTGTTGAAGGTCTTTTACATAACCAAGATATCTCA
Proteins encoded in this window:
- a CDS encoding 4-hydroxy-3-methylbut-2-enyl diphosphate reductase — translated: MKIELAENYGFCFGVKRAIKIAEENTNAATYGPLIHNSKEIARLDKDFKVGLVEDFQTFQPGDKAIVRTHGIVKDELQALKESGVDVVDATCPFVTKPQEIAQEMSEKGYSVVIFGDEKHPEIKGVKSYATHGALVVTEPKDLEDVKLHERVALIAQTTRKVEDYMEIANYLIPRHKEVRVFNTICNATFENQDAVRKLSKRADVMIIIGGKNSSNTKQLFNIAHENCSDSYHIEDEKELDFSWFDNKELCGISAGASTPDWIIQNVVDAIQAGVNS
- a CDS encoding 30S ribosomal protein S1; amino-acid sequence: MAFDNESFEEEENFAEMFAASEKQQETSRIVEGEIVEVQADDNRALVGVGDKLEGIINLDEIRDENGELKFGTGDKIKVMIMGYYNERPKISYKKVLEQEKTIEFIDAHKDDFEDLVIEGVITKKNRGGYVVEADAVSFFMPRSLAAFKDSDDVVGRKIKAQVVKIDPAENSIIVSRRKLFNEERKKKKEIIDQLMAEDVVVEGVIKKITSYGMFVDVGGVDGLVHYNEISYKGPVNPSKLYKEGETVTVKAISYDKDKRHLSLSIKAVQPDPWAEVESELDEGDTITVTVSNIENYGVFVDLGNDIEGFLHISEITWNKNVKNPGDYLEVGQEIDVEVIEINPKTHKLRVSLKRLLPKPFDEFLKKYNEGDIVTGTVTSLTDFGAFVRIDGVEGLLHNQDISWDKNTKARDVLKSGDEVEVKIAKINEEDQKISLNRKTLLESPVDQFAKTHKVNSIVTGTIRDIKDFGVFVSLEDGVDALIRDEDLAPLNKEELEPGQEIEAAVANIDTRRDRIRLSVKKLDYIKNQAMLEEINDNESHSLGDLLKDKLK
- the aroA gene encoding 3-phosphoshikimate 1-carboxyvinyltransferase, yielding MQKVRVSPAKDFSLAISEIAPDKSISHRSVMFAMLADGESVIENFLRAEDTLNSLEIVKNLGAKVEDDGKVITISSDGIKEPFEILDCGNSGTGMRLFCGLLSSAEGHFVLTGDKYLRRRPMKRVTQPLISIGAKIDGRENGDLAPISIRGASLKAFDYKSKIASAQVKSCMILAALRADGKCTYTEPELSRDHTERMLKGMGADVSVDGLKTTIKPMQNLLLPLKIRVPADPSSAFFFAVAAAITPGSEIVLEGVTLNPTRIEAFKMLEHMGADIAYELTDNKYEPIGNIRVKYAPLHGITVEHNISWLIDELPALSIAMACAKGESLVKNAEELRVKESDRIATVVEGLRACGIEVHEYKDGYKIVGGELKSAVVDSDGDHRIAMSFIIAGLKCGMEVTDLECINTSFPNFFELLQKITAVEFVS